In one Deltaproteobacteria bacterium genomic region, the following are encoded:
- a CDS encoding amidohydrolase: MEEPKFFSADSHVNEPPEAWERIPKNLRAHGPHFVQDPPGKKGLYMVFDGHEPDPVGMTFTAGVEKVPGGVRQVIENFTWESWRGPWDPVARLKDMDLDGVKIEVLYPSMARNFYSLQGEETPLQKAGLQSYNDWMTEYCNTAPKRLIGLGLLSALDVDWSMEEMKRCAKLGLKGVVLPSGLPDGMCYGDADYDRLWQLAQDMNYPIHFHINILQGKDRMAARLKVISKLQQGRNALRRTILEPLNLLTDLVFGGVLDRFPKLPFVLAEYDLAWIQPFINKLDGSLLRARSESPDSPTIDALPSEQVRRQVYVTFQDDRAGVLAAESLKMIDNYMWASDYPHGGSTWPHSKEVNKAQFQGIANDIEQKMIWQNAAKFYGVA, from the coding sequence ATGGAAGAGCCAAAATTTTTCTCCGCCGATTCTCACGTCAACGAACCGCCCGAAGCTTGGGAGCGTATCCCGAAAAACTTGCGCGCTCATGGCCCGCACTTTGTCCAAGACCCGCCCGGCAAAAAAGGTCTCTACATGGTTTTCGACGGCCATGAACCCGACCCGGTGGGCATGACATTTACCGCCGGCGTTGAGAAAGTCCCCGGCGGCGTGCGCCAGGTGATTGAAAATTTTACCTGGGAAAGTTGGCGCGGCCCTTGGGATCCGGTGGCGCGTTTGAAAGACATGGATCTCGACGGCGTCAAGATCGAAGTGCTCTATCCGAGCATGGCGCGGAATTTTTATAGCTTGCAAGGCGAAGAGACGCCGCTACAAAAGGCCGGACTGCAATCCTACAACGATTGGATGACCGAATACTGCAACACCGCGCCCAAGCGGTTAATCGGCCTGGGGCTGCTTTCCGCCCTCGACGTCGATTGGTCCATGGAGGAGATGAAACGCTGCGCCAAGCTCGGTCTCAAAGGGGTCGTCCTGCCCTCGGGTTTGCCGGATGGAATGTGCTATGGCGACGCGGACTACGATCGTCTTTGGCAGCTCGCTCAAGACATGAACTATCCGATCCATTTTCACATCAACATTCTTCAGGGCAAAGATCGCATGGCCGCGCGGCTGAAAGTGATTTCGAAACTGCAACAGGGGCGCAACGCCCTGCGCCGGACGATCTTGGAGCCGTTGAATCTGTTGACCGATTTGGTTTTCGGCGGCGTTCTCGATCGTTTTCCCAAACTGCCCTTCGTCCTCGCCGAATACGATCTCGCTTGGATTCAGCCGTTCATAAACAAATTGGACGGTTCGTTATTGCGAGCGCGTTCCGAATCTCCCGACTCGCCGACCATCGATGCGCTGCCGAGCGAACAAGTACGGCGGCAAGTCTACGTCACCTTTCAAGACGACCGGGCCGGCGTGCTCGCCGCCGAGTCGCTCAAGATGATCGACAATTATATGTGGGCCAGCGACTACCCACATGGCGGCTCCACCTGGCCGCACTCGAAGGAAGTCAATAAAGCGCAGTTCCAAGGCATCGCCAACGACATCGAACAAAAAATGATTTGGCAAAATGCCGCCAAGTTCTACGGCGTGGCGTAA
- a CDS encoding extracellular solute-binding protein — protein sequence MLWQFLLCVLVMNFLPAERAEAAQAKPPTTAELALYQGKDRDKVLLDGAKKEGQVTFYTSNTWMAGHVSQEFGKKYPFIKTNIYRSDSKELLKRLTEEAAAGRQIADVVETSPDYMALLQADNLFQEVHLPEINRYDDEAKHKGKKGVLYWNSRELYISMGFNTKAIPLAEAPKTMKELLDPKWKNKMTIAGTTTGTQWIGAIVETFGMEFLEKLAAQNINVQNISGAALAELVSSGEVPLSPTIFNSNIAVLKQKGAPVEWRPIDPVIGATGMLAFVAKAPHPYAGLLFVDFLHSKEGQEAVVKGGLSSARNDVIDPEMKFKKIYIESKYPPEIIEKKFAEWEGLKRKLFISKR from the coding sequence ATGCTGTGGCAATTCTTGTTATGCGTTCTCGTCATGAATTTTTTGCCGGCTGAACGCGCTGAAGCCGCTCAGGCCAAGCCGCCGACAACCGCCGAACTAGCTCTCTATCAAGGCAAAGATCGCGATAAAGTTCTTCTCGACGGCGCCAAAAAAGAAGGCCAGGTCACGTTCTACACATCGAACACTTGGATGGCCGGCCATGTGTCCCAAGAGTTCGGCAAAAAGTATCCGTTCATCAAGACCAACATCTATCGCAGCGATTCGAAGGAACTGCTCAAGCGTTTGACCGAGGAAGCCGCCGCCGGTCGGCAGATTGCCGATGTCGTCGAGACCAGTCCTGACTATATGGCGCTCTTGCAGGCGGACAACTTGTTTCAAGAAGTCCATTTGCCCGAGATCAACCGCTACGATGACGAAGCGAAGCACAAAGGCAAAAAAGGCGTGCTCTATTGGAACAGTCGCGAGCTTTACATCAGCATGGGATTTAACACCAAAGCGATTCCACTCGCTGAAGCTCCCAAGACCATGAAAGAGCTGCTCGACCCGAAGTGGAAGAACAAGATGACCATCGCCGGCACGACGACCGGGACGCAATGGATCGGCGCGATCGTCGAGACCTTCGGCATGGAGTTCCTGGAAAAGTTGGCGGCGCAGAATATCAATGTCCAGAATATTTCCGGCGCCGCGCTCGCCGAATTGGTGTCATCGGGCGAAGTACCGCTATCGCCGACGATTTTCAACTCGAACATCGCCGTCTTGAAACAGAAGGGCGCGCCGGTCGAGTGGCGTCCCATCGATCCGGTGATCGGTGCCACCGGTATGTTGGCGTTCGTCGCCAAAGCGCCCCATCCCTACGCCGGGCTATTGTTCGTGGACTTCTTGCACTCGAAAGAAGGGCAAGAGGCGGTCGTCAAAGGCGGTCTCAGTTCGGCGCGCAACGACGTCATCGATCCGGAGATGAAATTCAAAAAAATCTATATCGAAAGCAAATACCCGCCCGAGATCATCGAAAAGAAATTCGCCGAATGGGAAGGCTTGAAACGCAAGCTGTTCATCAGCAAACGCTGA
- a CDS encoding MmgE/PrpD family protein: MAEDKANSADKLSQKLADFSVQFSLPSAPAKATDNAKLAILDCLGVAVLATNQEVGVNLLKFANANTSDGPCTIWGTSKSVTPRDAALINGTLAHGLDYDDRNHSTTYTLATSLAVCEQLNLSGAKMLAAFVVGREVRNSLDALFGRRSDGIGPGAKGWHSNGILGPIAAACSASHALSLSARETLAAIGLAAGSCGALTRDGGTMAKPFRTGHAAATGLTCALLAQSGFSSDDTAIEGRFGLLEALGPIPDDIVASLAQELGTKFHLENEIRIKPHASCTATHNGLEAMLRLVRQHDLKPEAIESIECDQKPYPLVRQIPQRGYEGRFSMAYCLAMALIHRELKPGDFTDANVEQPLVQQLMGRVRHTPGGPALVVQLKNGARLEEKLQTPSDLHGWDAVAEKFRAATAGSITTANAEIVIDKVKQLESVASIHALTGALRV; encoded by the coding sequence ATGGCGGAAGATAAAGCAAACAGCGCGGACAAACTTTCACAGAAGCTGGCCGACTTTAGCGTGCAGTTTTCATTGCCAAGCGCACCCGCGAAGGCAACCGATAACGCGAAACTCGCGATCCTCGACTGCTTGGGCGTCGCGGTGCTTGCGACCAACCAAGAAGTCGGCGTGAACCTGTTGAAGTTCGCCAACGCCAACACGAGCGACGGTCCTTGCACCATCTGGGGCACGAGCAAATCCGTGACGCCACGCGACGCGGCGCTCATCAACGGCACCCTCGCCCATGGTCTCGACTACGACGATCGCAATCACTCGACGACCTATACGTTAGCGACTTCGTTGGCGGTCTGTGAGCAACTGAATCTCTCCGGCGCCAAGATGCTCGCGGCGTTTGTCGTCGGCCGCGAAGTGCGCAACAGCCTCGATGCGCTGTTCGGCCGGCGCTCCGACGGCATCGGCCCCGGCGCCAAAGGCTGGCACTCCAACGGCATCCTCGGTCCCATCGCCGCCGCCTGCTCGGCGAGCCACGCATTGAGTTTATCGGCGCGAGAAACGCTTGCGGCGATTGGCTTGGCCGCCGGCTCCTGCGGCGCGTTGACACGCGACGGCGGCACCATGGCCAAACCCTTTCGCACCGGCCACGCCGCCGCCACCGGATTGACTTGCGCGCTACTGGCGCAGAGTGGTTTTTCTAGCGACGACACGGCGATTGAAGGGCGCTTCGGCTTGCTCGAAGCGCTAGGACCGATCCCCGACGACATTGTCGCATCCCTCGCGCAAGAGCTCGGCACAAAATTTCATTTGGAAAACGAAATTCGCATCAAACCCCACGCTTCCTGCACGGCAACCCATAACGGTCTTGAGGCGATGTTGCGGCTGGTGCGCCAACACGACCTCAAGCCTGAAGCCATAGAATCGATCGAGTGCGATCAAAAACCCTATCCGCTAGTGCGCCAGATTCCTCAGCGCGGCTACGAGGGCAGATTTAGCATGGCCTATTGCCTGGCCATGGCGCTGATTCATCGCGAACTGAAACCGGGCGACTTCACCGACGCCAATGTGGAGCAGCCGTTAGTGCAACAATTGATGGGCCGCGTGCGCCACACACCGGGCGGGCCGGCGTTGGTGGTGCAATTGAAAAACGGCGCGCGCTTGGAAGAAAAGCTGCAGACGCCGAGCGACCTTCACGGCTGGGACGCGGTGGCGGAAAAATTTCGCGCTGCGACGGCAGGAAGTATCACCACTGCCAATGCGGAAATCGTAATTGACAAAGTGAAGCAACTCGAGTCCGTTGCTTCGATTCACGCGCTCACCGGGGCGCTACGCGTGTAA
- a CDS encoding ABC transporter substrate-binding protein, translated as MTLQRNSTATNFRNSLSLWERARVRASCRGCRRSPLPSPLSSPRGRGSKNSRSSVLLTLLALLIALIVARPATAAVAAAKIRLSQSNVGVSAAPLWFAVRNGLFRKHGIEVEPIYVRNSTIQMLALTTGEVQLSHTSGVPTLSAAASGHDLKIVATFNHDVYWDIVSRPELKSMDDLRGKEIGVTNIGGTTWIGAILGLESFKLNPERDRIKLQALGDQTVLSQALTSGRIDAILTEPSFTRELRKKGFNVLAELSRAKIPFASSGLVLSRNYLQQQPEIVEAVLRGLIEATAFVYNPANQEAVLRFFTERLKLSDIAAAKEALQDLDRTLARNPYPGLDGLRNIQRVLRYNPSVAKIKAEDLIDERIYRKLADSGFIDSVYKFAKSK; from the coding sequence ATGACGCTCCAAAGAAACTCAACGGCAACAAATTTCCGCAATTCCCTCTCCCTCTGGGAGAGGGCAAGAGTGAGGGCATCTTGTCGGGGCTGCCGGCGGTCGCCCTTGCCCTCACCTCTATCCTCTCCCAGAGGGAGAGGAAGTAAGAATTCTCGGTCATCGGTCCTGCTAACTCTACTAGCGCTGTTAATCGCGTTGATCGTCGCGCGTCCCGCCACCGCGGCGGTGGCGGCGGCAAAAATTCGTCTTAGCCAATCCAACGTCGGCGTCAGCGCCGCGCCGCTGTGGTTCGCCGTGCGCAATGGTTTGTTTCGCAAACACGGCATCGAGGTCGAACCGATCTACGTACGCAACAGCACCATCCAAATGCTGGCGCTGACCACGGGGGAAGTGCAACTGAGTCATACCAGCGGCGTGCCGACGTTGAGCGCGGCGGCTAGCGGTCACGATCTCAAGATCGTCGCCACCTTCAATCACGACGTCTACTGGGATATCGTCAGCCGGCCGGAGTTGAAGTCGATGGACGACTTGCGCGGCAAGGAGATCGGCGTGACCAACATCGGCGGCACCACCTGGATCGGCGCGATTCTCGGCTTGGAAAGTTTCAAGCTCAACCCCGAGCGCGACCGCATCAAGCTGCAAGCCCTCGGCGATCAGACGGTGTTATCCCAAGCCCTGACGTCCGGACGCATCGATGCGATCTTGACCGAACCGTCCTTCACCCGCGAGCTTCGCAAGAAAGGTTTTAACGTCCTCGCCGAACTGTCGCGCGCGAAAATTCCTTTCGCCAGCTCCGGTCTCGTGCTGTCGCGCAACTATTTGCAGCAACAGCCCGAGATCGTCGAAGCGGTGTTGCGCGGCCTCATCGAAGCCACCGCCTTCGTATACAATCCGGCGAATCAAGAAGCTGTGCTGCGCTTTTTCACCGAGCGGTTGAAGCTCTCGGATATCGCCGCGGCCAAGGAAGCGCTGCAGGATCTCGATCGAACTCTGGCGCGCAACCCTTACCCAGGCCTGGACGGGCTGCGAAATATTCAGCGCGTCTTGCGCTATAACCCGAGCGTGGCCAAGATCAAGGCCGAAGATCTGATCGACGAGCGCATTTATCGAAAATTGGCAGACAGCGGTTTTATCGATAGCGTTTACAAATTCGCCAAGAGCAAATAA
- a CDS encoding alpha/beta fold hydrolase: protein MTISEKFLSGLKSNQLLLEFKWDEWLAIPPPYPDGNFHSQEVTTRYNRNGYDWDMHGTLYTPEREIDSKRALVFFHGGAASEKIMDLTPDGRPGLARVLAAQGFKVLSLTYPGHYPPGGVWKIPVPERQPIYLLDRELAPAEVLDRNLKCTFNVILQGAGLLTDRHLASREIIGFGHSTGGPMAAHLTRFSKQTKVIGIVGFGSGGPDGWRMEWREKTGAEKYSEKPIDHISRRSPDSFKNSGYVDPEDLTPWGGADDYIRLVTPLRSQMKISLCDNQHNAAVGILEEYPKRTGLPREEYFDHLQEPNSGWLKSIRVLLVAGENDKGHWVNGGAPLENKREMFMAAKYAATTRGAHVVLIPRYGHVGYAELYNEKIAYLWLWAYKVGYFDS, encoded by the coding sequence ATGACCATCAGCGAAAAATTTCTTAGCGGTCTGAAGTCGAACCAACTGCTCTTGGAGTTCAAATGGGATGAATGGCTCGCCATCCCACCGCCCTACCCCGACGGCAACTTTCATTCTCAAGAAGTCACCACGCGCTATAACCGTAACGGCTACGACTGGGACATGCACGGCACGCTCTACACGCCGGAAAGAGAAATCGATAGTAAGCGCGCCTTGGTGTTTTTTCACGGCGGCGCCGCCAGCGAAAAGATCATGGATCTGACACCGGACGGCCGGCCCGGTTTGGCGCGGGTGCTGGCAGCGCAGGGATTCAAAGTGTTGTCGCTCACCTATCCCGGCCATTATCCGCCTGGCGGCGTGTGGAAAATTCCCGTGCCCGAGCGCCAACCGATCTATCTGCTCGACCGCGAGCTTGCGCCGGCGGAAGTTCTCGACCGCAATTTGAAATGCACTTTCAACGTCATTCTCCAGGGTGCCGGCCTACTCACCGACCGACATCTCGCCAGCCGAGAGATCATCGGCTTCGGCCACTCCACCGGCGGGCCGATGGCGGCGCACCTGACACGCTTTTCCAAGCAAACCAAAGTCATCGGCATCGTCGGCTTCGGCAGCGGCGGTCCGGACGGTTGGCGGATGGAATGGCGCGAAAAAACCGGCGCCGAGAAGTATTCGGAAAAACCCATCGATCATATTTCCCGCCGCTCGCCGGACTCGTTTAAAAATTCCGGCTACGTCGATCCCGAGGACTTAACGCCCTGGGGCGGCGCCGACGACTACATCCGCCTGGTCACGCCGCTGCGCTCGCAGATGAAAATTAGTCTGTGCGACAACCAGCACAACGCGGCGGTGGGAATCTTGGAAGAGTACCCGAAACGCACCGGCTTGCCACGCGAAGAATATTTCGATCACTTGCAGGAGCCGAACAGCGGTTGGTTGAAATCCATCCGCGTCCTGCTAGTCGCCGGCGAAAACGACAAAGGCCATTGGGTCAACGGCGGCGCGCCGCTAGAAAACAAACGCGAGATGTTCATGGCCGCGAAGTACGCAGCTACGACCCGCGGCGCTCACGTCGTGTTGATTCCGCGCTACGGTCACGTCGGCTACGCCGAACTTTACAACGAGAAGATCGCTTACCTTTGGCTGTGGGCCTATAAGGTAGGTTACTTCGACAGCTAA
- a CDS encoding NAD(P)-dependent oxidoreductase, which produces MAATVLITGANGFIGSHVTKLMETLGHKVVAIDVVPRAPDLALLGIQAPSHIMNVTDGAKFRALCEKERPTHIFHAAHPPRDESPTVIDYCYRAMTNILEAAKDLKIQRVVYSSSASIYGQLSKPDGALVKEDDAVTIYPTYFYRAAKTVSEWMGNFYKEKHGVDFVALRYSSVYGPGLYRSIPLELKKGILGQTCRPFLTRPVDDLIYVDDVADGVSRALFTPGPLSKAYNIGLDKTYVSADLKRAIEKALPNLQFEIGHHPNAAEVAPHRLRNPLDISLARKELGWQPKVYLEEGIAKLAAWLLEHKTNLKI; this is translated from the coding sequence ATGGCTGCAACCGTTCTAATCACCGGCGCCAACGGCTTCATCGGCTCGCATGTTACCAAGTTAATGGAAACCCTTGGCCACAAAGTCGTCGCCATCGACGTCGTGCCGCGGGCGCCGGACCTAGCACTGCTCGGCATCCAAGCGCCAAGCCACATCATGAACGTCACCGACGGCGCGAAATTCCGCGCGCTGTGTGAAAAAGAACGGCCGACGCATATCTTTCACGCCGCCCATCCGCCGCGCGACGAAAGCCCAACGGTAATTGACTACTGTTATCGGGCCATGACCAATATTCTCGAAGCTGCCAAAGATTTGAAAATCCAACGCGTGGTCTACTCCAGCTCGGCGTCAATCTACGGCCAGCTCAGCAAACCGGATGGCGCTCTGGTCAAAGAAGACGACGCCGTGACGATCTATCCGACTTATTTTTATCGCGCGGCAAAGACCGTTTCGGAATGGATGGGCAACTTTTACAAAGAAAAGCACGGCGTCGATTTCGTCGCGCTGCGTTATTCATCGGTCTATGGTCCGGGACTTTATCGCAGCATCCCGCTGGAACTGAAGAAAGGCATCCTCGGCCAAACTTGCCGGCCCTTTCTCACCCGGCCGGTGGACGACTTGATCTACGTCGACGATGTCGCCGACGGCGTCAGCCGCGCCCTGTTCACCCCAGGCCCGCTCAGCAAAGCCTACAACATTGGCCTCGACAAAACTTACGTCAGCGCAGATCTCAAACGTGCGATCGAAAAAGCTCTGCCAAATTTGCAATTCGAAATCGGCCACCATCCCAACGCCGCCGAAGTCGCGCCGCATCGTTTGCGCAATCCGCTCGACATCTCACTGGCGCGAAAAGAGCTGGGCTGGCAGCCGAAGGTTTACTTGGAAGAAGGCATCGCCAAACTCGCGGCGTGGTTGCTGGAACATAAAACCAACTTGAAAATTTAA
- a CDS encoding extracellular solute-binding protein, which produces MKCFFFFLLLIALASSKTFAASAPMTVAQIALYQGAGREKILIDGAKKEGQLVLYDSHTWFKTYVKEFEKKYPFIAVSEWRNDSKNIIRRAMEEFAANKAIVDVVETTSEGMGLMKRDGLFQEYLTPQARFYPDTVKAKGKLGVYYLGDRETYNSLGFNPTLVAPNEAPKTLKDLLDPKWKGKMAIVSTSTGVRWIGAMVDVMGRDFLDKMVDQELKVQDMSGAALSGLVASGEVPLSPTIFDADVTVAKQKGAPVEWRALEPVTTTVGYSALSSKAPHPHAAMLFLDYVHSKEGQLLMMKGGLWSPRDDVGTREQKFKKIYLDEKYTLEELENKFSQWEKLMRQLFVARK; this is translated from the coding sequence GTGAAATGCTTCTTTTTCTTCCTTTTACTCATCGCGCTAGCGTCGTCAAAAACTTTCGCCGCCAGCGCGCCGATGACCGTGGCGCAGATCGCCCTGTACCAAGGCGCCGGCCGGGAGAAAATTCTCATCGATGGTGCCAAAAAGGAAGGCCAGCTGGTTCTCTACGACTCCCACACCTGGTTCAAAACCTACGTCAAAGAGTTTGAAAAGAAATATCCCTTCATTGCGGTTTCCGAGTGGCGCAACGATTCGAAAAATATCATCCGCCGGGCGATGGAAGAGTTCGCCGCCAACAAAGCGATTGTCGATGTCGTCGAAACGACTTCCGAAGGCATGGGGTTGATGAAGCGGGATGGCTTGTTTCAAGAATATTTAACGCCGCAAGCGCGCTTTTATCCCGACACCGTCAAAGCCAAAGGCAAGTTGGGGGTTTACTATCTCGGCGATCGAGAAACCTATAATAGTTTAGGATTCAACCCAACCCTGGTAGCGCCGAACGAGGCACCGAAGACGCTCAAGGATCTGCTCGACCCAAAGTGGAAAGGCAAGATGGCCATCGTCAGCACTTCCACTGGCGTGCGCTGGATCGGCGCGATGGTCGACGTCATGGGCCGCGACTTCCTCGACAAGATGGTCGACCAAGAACTCAAAGTCCAAGACATGTCCGGCGCCGCATTATCCGGACTGGTCGCGTCGGGCGAAGTGCCTTTGTCGCCGACCATCTTCGACGCCGATGTCACCGTTGCCAAACAGAAAGGCGCGCCGGTGGAATGGCGCGCCCTGGAGCCGGTTACTACGACCGTCGGTTATTCGGCCTTGTCTTCAAAAGCGCCCCACCCACACGCGGCCATGCTATTTCTCGACTACGTGCATTCAAAGGAAGGTCAACTGTTGATGATGAAAGGCGGGCTTTGGTCGCCACGAGACGATGTCGGAACCCGTGAGCAGAAGTTCAAGAAAATCTACCTGGACGAGAAATACACGCTGGAAGAACTAGAAAACAAGTTTTCCCAATGGGAGAAGCTGATGCGCCAGCTGTTCGTGGCGCGAAAATAG
- a CDS encoding ABC transporter substrate-binding protein, with translation MFRSIALCLLASLLIGNEPHAAQSAAQSNKPVLAKIRISQSAVNTRSAILWIAQSQGLFAKHGLEVETIYLRSSNLQMAAMATGDVQFASSGGAPVLSAVAGGQDLKIVASPSNRLAYDVVVRPEIKEARDLRGKRFGVTNIGGTTWMAAILALEHLGLDHQRDQIRINALGNQTILAQAVEAGNIDATLLDPFLSRRLKQKGLSVLIDLYRAKIPFINTSLIVNGAYLKGNAEIVENVLKSLMEAQAFVGAAANKHIVLQTMARQMKIADPTVLEEGYQEILVGFERKPYPSVEGLRNIQRMMSGLNPKVTRVKAEDIIESRFVRKLDDSGYIDSLFAK, from the coding sequence ATGTTCCGGTCGATCGCCCTATGTCTTCTAGCGTCGCTGTTAATCGGAAATGAACCGCATGCAGCCCAAAGCGCGGCACAATCCAACAAACCAGTTCTGGCGAAAATCCGCATCAGTCAGTCCGCGGTCAACACGCGCTCGGCAATACTTTGGATCGCCCAAAGCCAGGGATTGTTTGCCAAGCATGGCCTCGAAGTCGAGACCATTTATCTGCGCAGCAGCAATTTGCAAATGGCGGCCATGGCCACCGGCGATGTGCAATTCGCCAGCAGCGGCGGCGCGCCAGTGCTATCGGCGGTTGCCGGCGGACAGGATTTGAAGATCGTCGCCAGCCCAAGCAACCGTCTGGCCTACGACGTAGTCGTGCGCCCGGAAATCAAAGAAGCCCGCGATCTGCGCGGCAAACGCTTTGGCGTCACCAACATCGGCGGCACAACGTGGATGGCGGCGATTCTCGCTTTGGAACATTTGGGCCTCGATCATCAGCGCGACCAGATTCGCATCAACGCCCTCGGTAACCAGACGATCCTCGCCCAAGCGGTTGAAGCGGGAAATATCGACGCCACGCTGCTCGACCCGTTTTTGAGCCGGCGGCTCAAACAAAAAGGCTTGTCGGTGTTGATCGATCTTTATCGCGCGAAGATCCCGTTCATCAACACCAGCCTGATCGTCAATGGTGCTTATCTCAAGGGAAATGCCGAGATCGTGGAAAATGTTTTGAAGTCGTTAATGGAAGCGCAAGCCTTCGTCGGCGCCGCGGCCAACAAACACATCGTGCTGCAAACCATGGCGCGCCAGATGAAGATCGCCGATCCGACGGTCTTAGAAGAAGGTTACCAGGAAATCCTCGTCGGCTTCGAAAGAAAACCCTACCCATCGGTGGAAGGGCTGCGCAACATTCAAAGAATGATGAGCGGCTTGAATCCAAAGGTCACGCGGGTAAAAGCTGAGGACATTATCGAAAGTCGCTTCGTGCGTAAGCTCGATGACAGCGGCTATATCGATAGTCTGTTTGCCAAGTAA
- a CDS encoding ABC transporter substrate-binding protein, with protein MTAAISIVCLPSKDGTETVIPRRSRGISSAPVADKTRYLTEFILNFAEGFGMTAIGSMRTRKTLRYLLLLSALWPMLLPAAQAPQKAVKVRISQSAVSARSTVLWIAQERGLFAKHGVEMEVIYLRSSPLQMTALATGEVQFASSGGSPMLSAVAGGQDLKIIAAPGNRLTYDLVVRPEIKEAKDLRGKRFGITNIGGTTWMAAYLTLEHLGLEASRDQIRINAIGNQTLLAQAVEAGNIDATLLDPFLSRRSKLKGMTILAELYRAKIPFMSTAFAVNGGFLRDHPAVVEGVLKALLEAQAFVTTPANRNTVMQTMMRQMKLNDVASLEDGYQDMLIGFEKKPYGAVDSLRNIQRMMATLNPKVMSAKIEEVIDNRFIRKLDESGFIDSLYAKGH; from the coding sequence ATGACAGCGGCTATATCGATAGTCTGTTTGCCAAGTAAAGATGGCACTGAAACTGTCATTCCGAGACGCAGCCGAGGAATCTCGTCTGCGCCCGTCGCTGACAAGACGAGATACCTCACGGAGTTTATCCTGAACTTTGCCGAAGGGTTCGGGATGACAGCAATAGGATCTATGAGAACTAGAAAAACTCTTCGATACTTGCTCTTGCTATCTGCGCTATGGCCAATGCTTTTGCCCGCGGCCCAAGCGCCACAAAAAGCGGTCAAAGTCCGCATCAGTCAGTCGGCGGTCAGCGCGCGCTCCACCGTGCTGTGGATCGCCCAAGAGCGTGGGCTCTTCGCCAAACATGGCGTCGAGATGGAAGTGATCTATCTGCGCAGTAGTCCGTTGCAGATGACCGCCCTGGCCACCGGCGAAGTGCAATTCGCCAGCAGCGGCGGCTCGCCGATGCTTTCGGCGGTGGCCGGCGGCCAGGATTTGAAAATCATCGCGGCTCCGGGCAACCGGCTCACTTACGATCTGGTGGTGCGGCCGGAAATCAAAGAAGCAAAAGATTTGCGCGGCAAACGTTTCGGCATTACCAACATCGGCGGAACGACTTGGATGGCGGCCTATCTTACACTTGAGCACTTGGGTTTAGAGGCGAGCCGCGACCAGATCCGCATCAACGCCATCGGCAACCAAACCTTGCTCGCCCAAGCCGTGGAAGCGGGCAACATCGACGCCACGCTGCTCGATCCCTTTCTCAGCCGCCGTAGCAAGCTCAAAGGCATGACGATCCTGGCGGAACTCTATCGCGCCAAGATTCCCTTCATGAGCACCGCCTTCGCGGTCAACGGCGGTTTCTTACGGGACCATCCCGCGGTGGTCGAAGGCGTGTTGAAGGCGCTGCTCGAAGCCCAAGCTTTCGTCACCACACCCGCCAATCGCAACACCGTCATGCAAACCATGATGCGTCAAATGAAACTCAACGATGTGGCGAGCCTCGAAGATGGCTATCAAGACATGTTGATCGGCTTTGAAAAAAAACCCTACGGCGCCGTCGACAGTCTGCGCAATATACAAAGGATGATGGCGACACTAAACCCCAAAGTCATGAGCGCCAAAATCGAAGAAGTCATCGATAACCGCTTCATCCGCAAGCTCGACGAAAGCGGTTTTATCGACTCGCTCTATGCCAAGGGCCACTAA